The following proteins come from a genomic window of Flavobacterium crocinum:
- the ilvD gene encoding dihydroxy-acid dehydratase, translating to MELNKYSKTITQDQTQPAAQAMLYGIGLTEEDLKKAQVGIVSMGYDGNTCNMHLNDLAKDVKKGVWDADLVGLIFNTIGVSDGISNGTEGMRYSLVSRDVIADSIETVAGAQWYDGIIAIPGCDKNMPGALIAMGRLNRPAMMVYGGSIHSGKWKGESLNIVSAFEALGKKVKGEITPEDFKGVIQNACPGAGACGGMYTANTMSSAIEALGMSMPYSSSNPALSQEKRDECVAAGAAMRVLLEKDIKPRDIMTRKAFENAITIVAVLGGSTNAVMHLIAMAHSVGITITLDDFQAINDRTPVLADMKPSGKYMMEDIHEVGGIPSVMKYLLKVGLIHGDCLTVTGKTVAENLASTPDLQDGQEVIHEIQKALKPTGNIQVLYGNLASEGAVAKISGKEGEYFEGPAVVFEGEFEVIPGLQAGKIKPGNVVVIRYCGPKGGPGMPEMLKPTSAIIGAGLGSSCALITDGRFSGGSHGFVVGHVTPEAYDGGGIALVQDGDIIAIDAVKNTIDLKISEEEFAARKAAWVQPPLKVQRGVLLKYARSVSSASTGCVTDN from the coding sequence ATGGAATTAAATAAGTACAGCAAGACCATCACTCAAGATCAAACACAGCCTGCGGCGCAAGCGATGTTGTACGGAATTGGTTTAACTGAAGAAGATTTGAAAAAAGCACAAGTAGGTATTGTGAGCATGGGTTACGATGGTAACACTTGTAATATGCACTTGAATGATTTAGCAAAAGATGTTAAAAAAGGTGTTTGGGATGCAGATCTTGTCGGACTTATTTTTAATACTATTGGAGTTAGTGACGGAATTTCTAACGGAACAGAAGGGATGCGTTATTCTTTGGTTTCTCGTGATGTAATTGCAGATTCTATTGAAACGGTTGCAGGAGCACAATGGTACGATGGTATTATTGCAATTCCTGGCTGTGATAAAAATATGCCTGGAGCATTGATTGCGATGGGTAGATTAAACCGTCCGGCAATGATGGTTTATGGAGGATCTATTCACTCAGGAAAATGGAAAGGAGAATCTTTAAATATCGTTTCTGCTTTTGAGGCTTTAGGAAAAAAAGTAAAAGGCGAAATTACTCCGGAAGATTTTAAAGGTGTTATTCAAAATGCTTGCCCGGGTGCTGGGGCTTGTGGCGGTATGTATACTGCAAACACAATGTCTTCTGCAATTGAAGCATTAGGAATGAGTATGCCATACAGTTCTTCCAATCCGGCTTTAAGTCAGGAAAAAAGAGATGAATGCGTTGCTGCCGGAGCTGCAATGAGAGTTTTATTAGAAAAAGATATTAAGCCAAGAGATATCATGACTCGCAAAGCTTTCGAAAATGCTATTACAATTGTAGCAGTGTTAGGAGGTTCTACAAATGCAGTTATGCACTTAATCGCAATGGCTCACTCTGTTGGTATCACAATCACTTTGGACGATTTTCAGGCAATTAATGACAGAACTCCTGTTCTTGCTGATATGAAACCAAGTGGCAAATATATGATGGAAGATATTCATGAAGTTGGAGGTATTCCTTCGGTTATGAAATATTTATTAAAAGTAGGACTTATTCATGGTGATTGTTTAACTGTAACAGGAAAAACAGTGGCAGAGAATTTAGCATCTACTCCGGATTTACAAGATGGACAAGAAGTAATCCATGAAATTCAAAAAGCTTTAAAACCAACTGGAAATATTCAGGTATTATACGGGAATCTTGCTTCTGAAGGTGCTGTTGCAAAAATCAGTGGCAAAGAAGGGGAATATTTCGAAGGTCCAGCTGTAGTATTTGAAGGTGAATTTGAAGTAATTCCAGGTCTTCAGGCCGGAAAAATTAAACCAGGTAATGTAGTCGTCATCAGGTATTGCGGACCAAAAGGTGGTCCAGGGATGCCTGAAATGCTGAAACCTACATCTGCTATTATTGGTGCCGGATTAGGAAGCAGTTGTGCTCTGATCACAGACGGTAGGTTCTCTGGAGGTTCGCATGGCTTCGTGGTAGGACACGTTACACCAGAGGCTTATGATGGTGGTGGTATTGCACTAGTACAAGATGGAGATATAATCGCTATCGATGCTGTAAAAAATACAATCGACCTGAAAATATCTGAAGAGGAATTTGCAGCTAGAAAAGCGGCTTGGGTTCAGCCGCCTTTAAAGGTGCAAAGAGGAGTTTTACTTAAATATGCAAGATCGGTTTCTAGTGCATCAACTGGCTGTGTAACCGATAATTAA
- the ilvB gene encoding biosynthetic-type acetolactate synthase large subunit, translating into MKISGAEAVIRCLLEEGVDLIYGYPGGAIMPVYDELYKFQDQLHHVLVRHEQGATHAAQGYARATGKVGVAIATSGPGATNLVTGIADAQIDSTPMVCITGQVGRHLLGSDAFQETDIIGISTPVTKWNFQVTEASQIPEIMAKAFYIARSGRPGPVLVDITKNAQFDEFEFSYEKCTGIRSYTPVPKLNLDKVAEAAALINSAKKPLIVFGQGIILGQAEAEFKAVVEKSGIPAAWTILGLSALPTDHPLNVGMLGMHGNYAPNLMTNECDVLIAFGMRFDDRVTGNLNTYAKQAKVVHFEIDPAEIDKNVKTEIAVLGDVKESLAALLPLIDAKSHDLWHNEFKALKEVEFNSVIKEELNPTNGKGISMGETVEMINKHSKGDAIIVTDVGQHQMFACRYAKFNSTKSNITSGGLGTMGFALPAAIGAKMGKPEREVVAIIGDGGFQMTIQELGTIFQTQVPVKIVILNNEFLGMVRQWQELFFDNRYASTKMINPNFVAIAEGYHIKSKKVTQREDLDEAVAEMLASKDSYFLEVMVEKENNVFPMIPTGACVSEIRLS; encoded by the coding sequence ATGAAAATATCAGGGGCAGAAGCCGTTATAAGATGTTTGTTAGAAGAAGGAGTAGATTTAATTTATGGTTACCCGGGTGGTGCTATAATGCCGGTTTACGACGAATTATATAAATTTCAGGATCAGTTACACCATGTTTTAGTTCGTCACGAACAAGGTGCAACACATGCAGCTCAGGGTTATGCAAGAGCTACAGGAAAAGTAGGGGTGGCAATTGCTACTTCGGGACCAGGAGCAACTAATTTAGTTACAGGTATTGCCGATGCACAAATTGACTCAACTCCAATGGTGTGTATTACAGGTCAGGTTGGAAGACATTTATTAGGTTCTGATGCTTTTCAGGAGACTGATATTATTGGAATTTCAACTCCGGTTACAAAATGGAATTTTCAGGTAACTGAGGCATCTCAGATTCCAGAAATTATGGCGAAAGCCTTTTATATTGCACGTTCTGGACGTCCAGGTCCAGTATTAGTTGATATTACTAAAAATGCTCAGTTTGATGAGTTTGAATTTAGTTATGAAAAATGTACTGGAATTAGAAGTTATACTCCGGTTCCAAAATTGAATTTAGATAAAGTTGCTGAAGCGGCGGCTTTAATTAATAGTGCTAAAAAACCGCTTATTGTTTTTGGTCAGGGAATTATCTTGGGTCAGGCCGAAGCAGAATTCAAAGCTGTAGTAGAGAAATCAGGAATTCCGGCTGCGTGGACCATTCTAGGTTTGTCAGCATTGCCAACAGATCATCCTTTAAATGTTGGAATGTTAGGAATGCATGGAAATTATGCGCCAAACTTAATGACAAATGAGTGCGATGTATTAATTGCTTTCGGAATGCGTTTTGACGACCGTGTTACTGGAAATCTTAACACTTATGCAAAACAGGCAAAAGTAGTTCACTTTGAAATTGATCCGGCTGAAATTGATAAAAACGTTAAAACAGAAATCGCTGTTTTAGGTGATGTAAAAGAATCTTTAGCTGCTTTATTACCATTGATTGATGCTAAATCGCATGATTTATGGCACAATGAATTCAAAGCTTTAAAAGAAGTTGAATTTAATTCTGTTATTAAAGAAGAATTAAATCCAACAAATGGCAAAGGAATTTCAATGGGTGAAACTGTTGAAATGATTAACAAACATTCAAAAGGTGATGCGATTATTGTTACTGATGTTGGTCAGCACCAAATGTTTGCTTGTCGTTATGCAAAATTCAATTCAACAAAAAGTAATATTACTTCCGGCGGATTAGGAACAATGGGATTTGCTTTACCAGCTGCTATCGGAGCTAAAATGGGTAAACCGGAACGTGAAGTAGTAGCGATTATTGGCGATGGAGGCTTTCAAATGACAATTCAGGAATTGGGTACAATTTTCCAGACTCAGGTTCCGGTTAAGATTGTTATTTTAAATAATGAATTTTTAGGAATGGTACGTCAATGGCAGGAATTGTTCTTTGACAATCGATATGCATCAACAAAAATGATCAATCCAAATTTTGTTGCTATTGCAGAAGGATACCATATTAAATCTAAAAAAGTAACACAACGTGAAGATTTAGACGAAGCAGTTGCAGAAATGCTGGCTTCAAAAGATTCTTACTTCTTAGAAGTCATGGTGGAAAAGGAAAACAATGTTTTCCCTATGATTCCAACAGGAGCATGTGTTTCAGAAATTAGATTAAGCTAA
- the ilvN gene encoding acetolactate synthase small subunit — MEDKTFTISVYSENNVGLLNRISGIFLKRHINILSLNVSESEIENVSRFIIVVNTTEKWVQNIVGQIEKQIEVIKAFYHTDEETIFLENALFKIASSLLFDEKQIQNIIKESQATIVTVSRDFFVISKSGRRSEIEELYAKFKPYGIMQFVRSGRISVSKQKMEISSLLESFK; from the coding sequence ATGGAAGATAAAACATTTACCATATCGGTATACTCAGAAAATAACGTGGGATTGTTGAACAGAATATCGGGGATATTCTTAAAGCGTCACATTAACATATTAAGTCTAAATGTTTCTGAATCAGAAATAGAGAATGTTTCAAGATTTATCATTGTAGTAAATACAACAGAGAAATGGGTTCAGAATATTGTTGGACAAATTGAAAAACAAATTGAAGTTATAAAAGCATTTTATCATACAGATGAAGAGACTATTTTCCTGGAAAATGCTTTATTTAAAATCGCTTCAAGTTTGTTGTTTGACGAGAAACAAATTCAGAATATCATCAAGGAGAGTCAGGCTACGATTGTAACTGTTTCTCGTGATTTCTTCGTGATTTCGAAATCAGGAAGACGTTCTGAAATTGAAGAACTTTATGCAAAATTCAAACCATACGGAATTATGCAGTTTGTACGTTCAGGAAGAATTTCGGTTTCTAAACAAAAAATGGAAATTTCAAGTTTGTTGGAATCGTTCAAATAA
- the ilvC gene encoding ketol-acid reductoisomerase, producing MANYFNTLPLRLQLEQLGVCEFMEQSEFADGIAALAGKKVVIVGCGAQGLNQGLNMRDSGLDISYALRADAIAEKRASYKNATENGFNVGTYEELIPTADLVCNLTPDKQHTAVVTAIMPLMKKDSTLSYSHGFNIVEEGMQIRKDITVIMCAPKCPGSEVREEYKRGFGVPTLIAVHPENDPNGFGLDQAKAYAVATGGHRAGVLRSSFVAEVKSDLMGEQTILCGLLQTGSILCFDKMVEKGIDAAYASKLIQYGWETITEALKHGGITNMMDRLNNPSKIEAYELAEELKDIMRPLFQKHQDDIISGEFSRTMMIDWANDDVNLLKWRAATGETNFEKTAPQEAPISEQEYFDNGVLMIAMVKAGVELAFETMTEAGIIEESAYYESLHELPLIANTIARKKLFEMNRVISDTAEYGCYLFDHACKPLLTEFMKKVDTNIIGKPFSTSNAVDNAVLIAVNREIRQHPIEEVGAWLRESMTAMKKIG from the coding sequence ATGGCAAATTATTTCAATACATTACCACTTAGATTACAATTAGAACAATTAGGGGTTTGCGAATTTATGGAGCAATCAGAATTTGCAGACGGAATTGCAGCATTAGCTGGAAAGAAAGTTGTGATCGTGGGTTGTGGAGCACAAGGTTTGAATCAAGGATTAAATATGAGAGATTCTGGTTTAGATATTTCTTATGCATTACGTGCAGATGCAATAGCTGAAAAAAGAGCTTCTTATAAAAATGCGACTGAAAATGGTTTCAATGTAGGAACTTATGAAGAATTGATTCCAACTGCAGACTTAGTTTGTAATCTTACACCAGACAAACAACATACAGCTGTGGTAACTGCTATTATGCCATTAATGAAAAAAGATTCTACTTTATCTTATTCTCATGGATTTAACATTGTAGAAGAAGGAATGCAGATTCGTAAAGACATCACTGTAATTATGTGTGCTCCTAAATGTCCAGGTTCTGAAGTACGTGAAGAGTACAAAAGAGGATTTGGAGTTCCAACTCTTATCGCAGTTCACCCGGAAAATGATCCAAACGGATTTGGTTTAGATCAGGCAAAAGCTTACGCTGTAGCAACTGGAGGTCACAGAGCGGGAGTTTTAAGATCATCTTTCGTAGCTGAAGTAAAATCAGATTTAATGGGAGAGCAAACTATTCTTTGTGGTTTATTGCAAACAGGATCTATTTTGTGTTTCGATAAAATGGTTGAAAAAGGAATCGATGCTGCTTACGCTTCAAAATTAATTCAGTACGGATGGGAAACTATTACTGAAGCTTTGAAACACGGAGGTATCACAAACATGATGGATCGTTTAAACAATCCTTCAAAAATTGAAGCTTACGAATTAGCTGAAGAATTAAAAGATATCATGCGTCCATTATTCCAAAAACACCAAGACGATATCATTTCTGGAGAATTCTCTAGAACTATGATGATTGACTGGGCAAATGATGACGTTAACTTGTTAAAATGGAGAGCTGCAACAGGAGAGACTAACTTCGAAAAAACAGCTCCACAAGAAGCTCCAATCTCAGAGCAAGAATATTTTGACAATGGAGTATTAATGATTGCAATGGTAAAAGCTGGTGTAGAATTAGCTTTCGAAACAATGACAGAAGCTGGTATCATCGAAGAATCTGCTTACTACGAGTCATTACACGAATTGCCATTAATTGCTAACACAATTGCAAGAAAGAAATTATTCGAAATGAACCGCGTAATTTCTGATACAGCTGAATACGGATGTTATTTATTTGATCATGCATGTAAGCCATTATTGACTGAATTCATGAAAAAAGTAGATACTAATATCATAGGAAAACCGTTTTCAACTTCAAATGCAGTTGATAATGCAGTATTAATTGCTGTAAATAGAGAAATTCGTCAACATCCTATCGAAGAAGTGGGAGCTTGGTTGAGAGAGTCTATGACAGCTATGAAGAAAATTGGATAA
- the acs gene encoding acetate--CoA ligase, with the protein MSYYKIENLEQYFKHYNKSIREPRKFWGKIAEENFTWYQQWEKVVDFNMAEAEVKWFTDAKVNITKNCIDRHLSKRGDKTAIIFEPNDPSEEALHITYNELYERVSKMANVLREQGVRKGDRVCIYLPMIPELAVSVLACARIGAIHSVIFAGFSASAVSARINDCECKMVITSDGGYRGNKTIDLKGIVDEALETCPSVTKVLVAKRTKTEVKMKEGRDIWLQPLLNAALDNSVAEIMDAEDPLFILYTSGSTGKPKGMVHTTAGYMVYTAYTFKNVFSYEENDIFWCTADIGWITGHSYILYGPLLNGATTVIFEGVPSYPDFSRFWDIIEKHKITQFYTAPTAIRSLAKESLDYIQKYPLKSLKVIGSVGEPINEEAWHWFNDHVGDKRCPVVDTWWQTETGGIMISPIAFVTPTKPTYATLPLPGIQPVLMDEKRNEIEGNQVVGSLCIKFPWPGIARTIWGNHERYKETYFSAFPGKYFTGDGALRDEVGYYRITGRVDDVVIVSGHNLGTAPIEDAINEHPAVAESAIVGFPHDIKGNALYGYVILKETGEVRNKENLSKEINQYIADHIGPIAKLDKIQFVSGLPKTRSGKIMRRILRKIAEGDFSNFGDTSTLLNPEVVEQIMKDRIS; encoded by the coding sequence ATGAGCTATTACAAAATTGAAAATTTAGAACAATATTTCAAGCATTACAATAAGTCAATAAGAGAGCCAAGAAAATTTTGGGGAAAAATAGCCGAAGAAAATTTCACATGGTACCAGCAATGGGAAAAAGTAGTTGATTTTAATATGGCTGAAGCTGAAGTAAAATGGTTTACAGATGCTAAAGTTAACATTACCAAAAACTGTATCGACAGACATTTAAGCAAAAGAGGAGACAAAACGGCAATTATTTTTGAGCCAAATGATCCTTCTGAAGAAGCTTTACATATAACGTATAACGAATTATACGAAAGAGTATCGAAAATGGCAAACGTTCTTCGCGAGCAAGGTGTTCGTAAAGGAGACAGAGTTTGTATTTATTTACCAATGATTCCTGAGTTAGCTGTTTCTGTTTTAGCCTGTGCCAGAATTGGAGCAATACATTCAGTTATTTTTGCAGGATTTTCTGCTTCTGCAGTTTCTGCCAGAATTAATGATTGTGAATGTAAAATGGTTATCACATCAGATGGTGGTTATAGAGGAAATAAAACAATTGACTTAAAAGGAATTGTTGATGAAGCTCTTGAAACTTGTCCTTCTGTAACTAAAGTTTTAGTAGCTAAAAGAACTAAGACTGAAGTTAAAATGAAAGAAGGCCGTGATATTTGGTTACAGCCATTATTAAACGCAGCTCTTGACAATAGCGTTGCTGAAATTATGGATGCTGAAGATCCGTTGTTTATCTTGTATACATCAGGATCAACAGGAAAGCCAAAAGGAATGGTGCATACTACAGCTGGTTACATGGTGTACACAGCTTATACTTTTAAAAATGTTTTCAGTTATGAAGAAAATGATATTTTCTGGTGTACAGCAGATATCGGATGGATTACAGGACATTCTTATATATTGTATGGACCATTATTAAATGGTGCGACTACTGTAATTTTTGAAGGAGTTCCATCTTATCCAGATTTCAGTCGTTTTTGGGATATTATCGAAAAACATAAAATTACACAATTCTATACAGCGCCTACAGCAATCCGTTCATTAGCAAAAGAAAGTTTAGATTATATCCAAAAATATCCTCTAAAATCGCTTAAAGTTATTGGATCTGTTGGAGAGCCAATTAACGAAGAAGCCTGGCACTGGTTCAATGACCACGTTGGTGATAAAAGATGTCCGGTTGTGGATACATGGTGGCAGACAGAAACAGGTGGAATTATGATTTCTCCAATTGCTTTTGTAACGCCAACAAAACCAACGTACGCAACATTGCCTTTACCTGGAATTCAGCCAGTATTGATGGATGAAAAACGTAACGAAATTGAAGGTAATCAGGTTGTTGGTAGTTTATGTATTAAATTTCCATGGCCTGGAATTGCCAGAACAATTTGGGGTAATCATGAACGTTATAAAGAAACTTATTTCTCTGCTTTCCCTGGAAAATACTTTACAGGTGACGGAGCTTTAAGAGATGAAGTTGGTTATTACAGAATTACCGGTAGAGTAGATGATGTCGTAATCGTTTCAGGACATAATTTAGGAACTGCTCCAATTGAGGATGCAATTAACGAACACCCTGCTGTAGCAGAATCTGCTATTGTAGGATTCCCTCATGATATTAAAGGAAATGCACTTTATGGTTATGTTATTCTGAAAGAAACCGGAGAGGTTAGAAACAAAGAGAATTTATCTAAAGAGATTAACCAGTATATTGCGGATCACATTGGTCCAATTGCAAAATTAGATAAGATTCAATTCGTTTCAGGTTTGCCAAAAACGCGTTCGGGAAAAATTATGCGTAGAATTTTACGTAAAATAGCTGAAGGAGATTTTTCTAATTTCGGAGATACTTCGACTTTATTGAATCCTGAAGTTGTAGAACAAATTATGAAAGACAGAATTTCTTAA
- a CDS encoding anti-sigma factor: MEAQEYIESGILELYVYGLLSEKENLEIAELAKNNPEVDQEIISIEKAVIALSSSFSPFHSVENFEKIKARLELKHGKVVDMKPASNWSQYVGWAAAVLLLLGLGYQTLELSKTKDAISTVGNEKNKIQKEYAFLDQQNKQTEKNLSIVRDIKNTGVTLGGQAVSPTSFAKVYWNQQTKTTYIDAAGLPTPPKGMVYQVWSLKLSPVLTPTSIGLLDNFEGNTQKIFAVSQTDSAEAFGITLEPAGGSPTPTMEQLYTLGKV; the protein is encoded by the coding sequence ATGGAAGCACAAGAATATATAGAATCAGGAATTCTAGAGTTGTACGTTTACGGCTTATTAAGCGAAAAAGAAAATCTGGAAATAGCTGAACTGGCAAAAAACAACCCTGAGGTAGATCAGGAAATTATTTCAATAGAAAAAGCTGTTATAGCTTTATCATCGAGCTTCTCTCCTTTCCATTCTGTTGAGAATTTTGAGAAGATTAAAGCTCGTCTGGAATTGAAACATGGAAAAGTAGTCGATATGAAACCAGCTTCAAACTGGTCTCAATATGTAGGCTGGGCAGCTGCCGTATTGTTATTGCTAGGTTTAGGATATCAAACTTTAGAACTATCTAAAACAAAAGATGCTATTTCTACAGTTGGAAATGAGAAAAATAAAATTCAAAAGGAATATGCTTTCTTAGATCAGCAGAATAAGCAAACTGAAAAGAACTTAAGTATTGTTAGAGACATTAAAAACACCGGGGTTACTCTTGGCGGTCAGGCAGTTTCTCCAACTTCTTTTGCAAAAGTATACTGGAACCAGCAAACTAAAACGACCTACATTGATGCCGCAGGTCTTCCAACACCACCTAAAGGAATGGTTTATCAGGTTTGGTCTTTAAAATTAAGCCCGGTTCTTACTCCAACCAGCATTGGTTTACTTGATAATTTTGAAGGAAATACTCAAAAAATCTTTGCTGTAAGCCAAACCGATTCTGCGGAAGCTTTTGGAATTACTTTAGAGCCTGCAGGCGGAAGTCCAACTCCAACAATGGAACAACTTTATACTTTAGGAAAAGTTTAA
- a CDS encoding RNA polymerase sigma factor, translated as MSQEELLVLIYKKDEKAFTHLYDMYSKSLFAVIHVLIKNREEAEDVLQDVFVKIWKNIDSYNESKGRFYTWILNIARNTSIDKLRSKNFNNSQKNLSSDNFVNLLDDSNKLTNKLDAIGIQEFVKKLKPKCIEIINLLFFKGYTQQEASEELAMPLGTIKTQNRNCINDLRNYLKI; from the coding sequence ATGAGTCAAGAAGAATTATTAGTTTTAATTTACAAAAAAGACGAAAAAGCTTTTACTCACTTGTACGATATGTACTCTAAAAGCTTATTTGCCGTCATACACGTCTTAATCAAAAATCGAGAAGAAGCAGAAGATGTTCTTCAGGATGTTTTCGTCAAAATCTGGAAAAATATCGATTCTTATAATGAAAGTAAAGGCCGATTTTACACCTGGATACTTAATATTGCGCGAAATACATCAATCGACAAGCTTCGTTCGAAAAACTTTAATAACAGTCAAAAAAACCTTTCCTCGGATAATTTCGTAAATCTGTTAGATGACAGTAATAAATTAACCAATAAACTTGATGCAATCGGAATTCAGGAATTTGTCAAAAAACTGAAACCAAAATGTATTGAGATCATTAATTTATTATTCTTTAAAGGATATACCCAGCAAGAAGCTTCAGAAGAATTGGCAATGCCACTGGGGACTATCAAGACACAAAACAGAAACTGTATTAACGATTTACGTAATTATTTGAAAATCTAA
- a CDS encoding glutathione peroxidase, with product MKNIAILVCSALFMMASQVQAQTSHKPKKEIMVKENIYQFKVEDLSGDTFDFASLKGKKIMIVNTASKCGLTPQYKDLEAIYKEYKDKGFVIVGFPANNFASQEPGTAKEIESFCQQNYGVTFPMMNKVSVKGNDMCEVYKFLTQKSKNGLQDSEVEWNFQKYLINEKGELVKVIKPKTLPTDPEVINWIKS from the coding sequence ATGAAAAATATAGCAATTTTAGTTTGCAGTGCATTATTTATGATGGCCTCGCAAGTTCAGGCTCAAACGAGTCATAAACCTAAAAAAGAAATTATGGTAAAAGAAAACATTTATCAGTTTAAGGTCGAAGATTTATCCGGAGATACTTTTGACTTTGCGTCCTTGAAAGGCAAAAAAATAATGATTGTAAATACAGCTTCAAAATGTGGTTTAACTCCCCAATACAAAGATTTAGAAGCGATTTACAAAGAATATAAAGATAAAGGTTTTGTAATTGTAGGTTTTCCAGCCAATAATTTCGCTTCACAAGAGCCAGGAACAGCAAAAGAAATTGAAAGTTTCTGCCAGCAGAACTACGGTGTAACTTTCCCGATGATGAACAAAGTTTCAGTTAAAGGAAATGATATGTGTGAAGTATATAAATTCTTAACTCAGAAATCTAAAAACGGCTTACAAGATTCTGAAGTAGAATGGAATTTTCAAAAATACTTAATCAACGAAAAAGGGGAATTAGTAAAAGTAATTAAACCCAAAACTTTACCAACAGATCCGGAAGTTATCAATTGGATAAAAAGTTAA
- a CDS encoding GNAT family N-acetyltransferase — MSIILRSATENDLQKILKIVNHSILHTTANYSYEIQTLEVQQKWFEDKKAKNLPVVVADLDGEVVGFGSYGQFREKIGYQYTVEHSVYVVDNIIGKGIGSKLLTELIRLAKEQGFHVMIGAIDADNAGSIAFHEKFGFVATGTIREVGYKFDHWLDLVFMQLILK, encoded by the coding sequence ATGAGCATCATTTTAAGATCAGCTACCGAAAACGATTTGCAAAAGATATTAAAAATAGTAAATCATTCCATTTTACATACAACAGCCAATTATAGCTATGAAATTCAGACCTTAGAAGTGCAACAAAAATGGTTTGAAGATAAAAAGGCTAAAAATCTACCTGTTGTGGTTGCCGATTTAGATGGCGAAGTCGTTGGTTTTGGGAGTTATGGCCAGTTTCGCGAAAAGATTGGCTATCAATATACTGTAGAGCATTCTGTTTATGTAGTAGATAATATTATTGGAAAAGGAATTGGCTCTAAACTTTTAACAGAATTAATTCGTTTAGCCAAAGAGCAAGGTTTCCACGTTATGATTGGTGCAATTGATGCCGATAATGCCGGAAGTATTGCCTTTCATGAAAAATTTGGTTTTGTAGCAACCGGAACAATTCGGGAAGTCGGCTATAAATTTGATCACTGGCTGGATCTGGTTTTTATGCAACTGATTTTGAAGTGA